The Halobacterium litoreum genome includes a region encoding these proteins:
- the hjc gene encoding Holliday junction resolvase Hjc: MSNSNAKGNRRERELVNELDARGFAVMRAPASGAATDRELPDVLAGDGDVFYAVEAKSSAGDPIYLTGEEVEALVYFAQNFGAKPRIGVRFDREDWYFFHPADLHTTDAGSYRVKKEKALADGTDIEELTGESEKTGLDDY, encoded by the coding sequence ATGTCTAACTCGAACGCGAAGGGGAATCGACGCGAGCGCGAACTCGTGAACGAACTGGACGCGCGCGGATTCGCGGTGATGCGCGCGCCGGCGTCGGGCGCGGCGACGGACCGCGAACTCCCGGACGTGCTCGCGGGCGACGGCGACGTGTTCTACGCCGTCGAGGCGAAGTCCAGCGCCGGCGACCCCATCTACCTCACCGGCGAGGAGGTCGAAGCGCTCGTCTACTTCGCGCAGAACTTCGGCGCGAAACCCCGCATCGGCGTACGCTTCGACCGCGAGGACTGGTACTTCTTCCACCCCGCCGACCTCCACACGACGGACGCCGGGAGTTACCGCGTGAAAAAAGAGAAAGCGCTCGCCGACGGCACGGACATCGAGGAACTCACCGGCGAATCCGAGAAGACCGGTCTCGACGACTACTGA